In the genome of Cognatishimia sp. WU-CL00825, the window AGATCGGGGTCGATGTAATCGCCGTATCAACCGATGGCCAAGAACGAGCGACAAGCCAGATTGGCGAGGTCAATCCGGGCTATCAAGTAGGATACAACCTGACGCTAGATCAAGCCCGCGAACTGGGGCTCTACATTTCAGGCGTTCGTAATGGCATGGACGTAGAAGCTCCCTTTGCAGAACCGGGCCTGTTTGTCGTCAACGGTGAAGGCAACTTGCAACTTATCGATATTTCGAACGTTCCGTTTGCTCGCCCAGACCTGCAAGCGGTCCTGAACGGGTTAACTTGGCTACGCGGCCAAGCCAACAAATTCCCAATTAATGGCAGCCACGAATAGGAATTCCTATGTCTATCGAAGCAATAAAAACCGCAATGAAATCTCTAATTGCGGCTGGTACAACCATGGACCTCGAGGCGCTCGGCAAGATCTATCATGATGACCTGCGGATCGTGATGATAGATGCCCAAGGCCATGTGAATCACGCTGACAAAGTCGGTTTCATGACCCAATTTCAGGCGTTGAAAGACCAAGGTGTGCCACCGCTGAATACCTGGGCGCAGTATAATGACATTTGGGCTGAAGGTAACAAAGGCCATGTTTTGGTGACGCGCAAAAACGACTTAATGGGATTTGATGCGCTGTTGGTTCTAAGCATCGATTTCGTCTTTGAAGACAATCGATGGCAGGTGGCCCGCGAAGTGATCTACGTGCGCCCAGATACCGGCGACTACACTGGCGAAGAAAATTAAGTCAGAGTCTATAGCCTGCAAAAACTTATGGGGCTGCCAAGCCTTAAACCGAACTAAGACAGGATAAAAAATGCGTTTCTTATCAACATTGGCCACGTTAGCTCTGACGGCAACGATGGCCACGGCTAATTCGCAGCAAGATGCCATTAACAGCCTAAACGACTTCAATGATTTCTTTAACGAATACAC includes:
- a CDS encoding redoxin domain-containing protein, with translation MTHKLATGKAFPSMQLPRLGGGHVEIAKPAAGHDWKMIVVYRGKHCPLCTKYLSQLAQLQGGFSEIGVDVIAVSTDGQERATSQIGEVNPGYQVGYNLTLDQARELGLYISGVRNGMDVEAPFAEPGLFVVNGEGNLQLIDISNVPFARPDLQAVLNGLTWLRGQANKFPINGSHE